From one Nocardioides sp. Kera G14 genomic stretch:
- a CDS encoding HNH endonuclease signature motif containing protein, which translates to MPVDSPLELIAINKNMANMAEISALLHTIDWAKQHQTTDPAQAARGDRINDIPLAGDGTPLLHEDAVMEFATTTGMSDHQARSWIGDALELHHRLPKLFFRLFDEQLPVWKARLVAQASRVLTSEGAAWLNKELHMRFEKIGPTALKRFIAHAIDRYDPDEAARRADGNDLEAALQKGAAELKEQGSEESLDVRRSQALGLIARHYLTGGQADTAPNGTATASRIVNLYVHANNEGQFTTEGATGLTTLTQVREWCQASNTKVITRPVLDLNRNLTRNGYVPSADMREQAVLIDKTCVAPHCERDARDTDLDHIDEYDHDHPGRGGPTASDNLGCLCRYHHRMKTFTDWTYTKLEPGYPLWRSPDGRYYLRTPNGTVKLS; encoded by the coding sequence ATGCCCGTCGACAGCCCCCTCGAACTCATCGCCATCAACAAGAACATGGCGAACATGGCCGAGATCTCCGCCCTCCTCCACACCATCGACTGGGCGAAACAGCACCAGACCACCGACCCGGCGCAGGCAGCCCGCGGTGACCGGATCAACGACATCCCCCTCGCCGGCGACGGCACACCCCTCCTCCACGAAGACGCCGTCATGGAGTTCGCCACCACCACCGGCATGAGCGACCACCAAGCCCGCTCCTGGATCGGCGACGCGCTCGAACTCCACCACCGCCTCCCGAAGCTCTTCTTCCGCCTCTTCGACGAACAACTCCCCGTCTGGAAAGCCCGCCTGGTCGCCCAAGCCAGCCGCGTGCTCACCTCGGAAGGCGCGGCTTGGCTCAACAAAGAACTGCACATGCGGTTCGAGAAGATCGGCCCGACCGCACTGAAGCGGTTCATCGCCCACGCCATCGACCGCTACGACCCCGACGAAGCCGCCCGCCGAGCCGACGGCAACGACCTCGAAGCAGCACTCCAGAAGGGCGCCGCGGAACTGAAAGAGCAAGGCTCCGAAGAATCACTCGACGTCCGCAGGTCCCAAGCCCTCGGCCTCATCGCCCGCCACTACCTCACCGGCGGACAGGCAGACACGGCCCCGAACGGCACAGCGACCGCGTCACGGATCGTGAACCTCTACGTCCACGCCAACAACGAAGGACAGTTCACCACCGAAGGCGCCACCGGCCTCACCACCCTGACCCAGGTCCGCGAATGGTGCCAGGCCTCCAACACCAAAGTCATCACCCGGCCCGTCCTCGACCTCAACCGCAACCTCACCCGCAACGGCTACGTCCCCTCCGCCGACATGCGAGAACAAGCCGTCCTGATCGACAAGACCTGCGTCGCACCCCATTGCGAACGAGACGCCCGCGACACCGACCTCGACCACATCGACGAGTACGACCACGACCATCCCGGCCGTGGCGGACCCACCGCCAGCGACAACCTCGGCTGCCTGTGCCGGTACCACCACCGGATGAAGACCTTCACCGACTGGACCTACACCAAGCTCGAACCCGGCTACCCCCTCTGGCGCTCCCCAGACGGCCGGTACTACCTCCGCACCCCCAACGGCACGGTCAAGCTCAGTTGA